A stretch of Hoplias malabaricus isolate fHopMal1 chromosome 10, fHopMal1.hap1, whole genome shotgun sequence DNA encodes these proteins:
- the hibadhb gene encoding 3-hydroxyisobutyrate dehydrogenase b — MAAVLRANRRILGKWYHHVVSLQGSRSMASKTQVGFIGLGNMGNPMAKNLIKHGYPVIASDVFPESCKELQELGAQILDTPADVADKADRIITMLPSSPNVIDVYTGPNGILKKVKKGSLLIDSSTIDPAVSKEMAVASEKMGAVFMDAPVSGGVGAATSGKLTFMVGGAEEEFTAAKELLSCMGANVVYCGQVGTGQAAKICNNMLLAIGMIGTSETMNLGIRLGLDPKLLAKILNMSSGRCWSSDTYNPVPGVMEGVPSANNYQGGFGTTLMAKDLGLAQNTATNTKTPVPLGSLAHQIYRMMCARGYASKDFSSVFQFLREEEGQ; from the exons ATGGCCGCGGTGTTGAGGGCGAATCGGAGGATTTTAGGAAAGTGGTACCACCATGTCGTCTCTCTACAGG GTTCCAGATCCATGGCCTCCAAGACCCAGGTGGGATTCATTGGTCTGGGAAACATGGGGAACCCCATGGCCAAGAACTTAATCAAGCATGGTTACCCTGTGATTGCCTCAGACGTCTTCCCAGAGTCCTGTAAAGAGCTGCAGGAGCTGGGAGCTCAG attttggacacccctgcagATGTGGCTGACAAGGCAGACCGCATCATTACAATGCTACCATCTAGTCCTAATGTTATTGATGTGTACACTGGCCCTAACGGCATTCTGAA GAAAGTAAAGAAAGGTTCACTACTAATTGACTCCAGCACCATTGATCCTGCTGTGTCCAAGGAGATGGCTGTTGCTTCAGAGAAAATGGGGGCAGTATTCATGGATGCCCCAGTGTCTGGAG GTGTGGGAGCTGCCACTTCTGGTAAGTTGACCTTCATGGTGGGTGGAGCCGAGGAGGAGTTCACTGCAGCAAAGGAGTTGTTGAGCTGCATGGGTGCTAATGTGGTGTACTGCGGTCAGGTTGGAACAGGGCAG GCTGCCAAGATCTGCAACAACATGTTGTTAGCAATAGGCATGATTGGGACTTCTGAGACCATGAACTTGGGCATCAG ACTGGGACTTGACCCTAAGCTGCTGGCAAAGATCCTCAATATGAGCTCAGGCCGCTGTTGGTCCAGTGACACCTATAATCCAGTACCAGGTGTAATGGAGGGAGTGCCTTCAGCAAACAACTACCAGGGAGGGTTTGGAACCACATTAATGGCCAAG GATCTAGGACTCGCACAGAACACAGCAACAAACACGAAGACTCCAGTGCCACTGGGTTCACTGGCTCATCAAATATATCGAATGATGTGTGCTCGAGGCTATGCCAGTAAAGACTTCTCCTCGGTCTTCCAGTTCCTGCGAGAGGAGGAGGGCCAGTAG
- the tax1bp1b gene encoding tax1-binding protein 1 homolog B isoform X1, translating to MALFQEGTLASCTMETSNFAHVIFQNVGKSYLPHSALECHYTLTQFIKPHPKDWVGIFKVGWSTARDYYTFLWSPLPDNYSEGNAVNRSVVFQGYYVPSDDGEFYQFCYVTHKGEIRGASTPFQFRANSPTEEELLTVEDEGGSDILVVTTKASYLEQKMEEVRLEKDELLKNMELLQKERDELLKDKDRLQKDYEQEQESGAQLKREVQELQVSSQSLQEEREEMKRRMEENTARLLQLEEDLIGVTQKGLQKETELDCLKDRVKKLTLEKEALESQLKNEKDEKELYKIHLKNRELENTKLSGELQMLRSVDVNKENTIAQLKEELGRAKACIAEKEKQHRQLLANSSPSGESKALREQLRQKEEQLQATQQQAAMLSAELRESSSSRDRGMAELYRARLEADTLRQGQAEARAECSRLEKQLEEMRNSAKQEAQCKESEGLALAELQREVEDLKLRLQMAAEHYKEKYKECQKLQKQVVKMSEQQGIKRSPGSEAAAGPLPASPEASVPGSPGSSDNVLDAIIQGKLKGLSKENSDKSDKYRKCKQMLSEEKERNSMLMDELAKLELKWKEQVKINESLKLQLAAEEDRYKSQVAAKGRELKELKDNLAALSKEKEKLEGELQRSASREDEEDDGSLDVQPVFLQYPLPYQQDAPSPLLVAQRPTELMYGNPYSSETRDSADGEFSDEQMPRLPPAGPPSWDSNVVCSQPARNLSRPDGLEEPEEQPSTQTNDQPTVSDPPAHFLNDGQMPFCFDSSQEQQKRCPLCEVIFPPHYDQSKFEEHVESHWKVCPMCSEQFPLDCDQQLFEKHVLTHFDGNVLNFD from the exons ATGGCCTTATTCCAGGAAGGGACATTAGCAAGCTGCACCATGGAAACATCCAACTTCGCCCATGTTATTTTCCAGAATGTGGGGAAGAGCTATCTCCCCCACTCTGCTCTGGAGTGTCACTACACGCTCACACAATTCATCAAGCCCCACCCCAAGGACTGGGTTGGCATTTTCAAG GTCGGCTGGAGCACAGCCCGTGACTACTACACCTTCCTGTGGTCTCCCTTACCAGATAACTATTCAGAGGGTAATGCAGTCAACAGATCAGTGGTCTTTCAAG GTTACTATGTACCCAGTGACGATGGAGAGTTCTATCAGTTTTGTTATGTTACTCACAAAGGAGAGATCCGTGGCGCTAGCACCCCTTTTCAGTTTCGCGCTAATAGCCCAACTGAGGAGGAGCTGCTGACCGTAGAGGATGAAGGTGGATCAGACATTCTGGTTGTCACCACCAAGGCGAGCTACTTGGAG CAAAAGATGGAGGAAGTGCGTCTGGAGAAGGATGAACTCCTTAAGAACATGGAACTCcttcagaaggagagagatGAGCTGCTGAAGGACAAGGACAGACTGCAGAAAGACTATGAACAGGAGCAAGAGAGTGGTGCTCAACTGAAGAGAGAAGTACAG GAGTTGCAGGTCTCCTCTCAGAGCCTGCaagaggaaagagaagagatgaagaggaggatggaggagaacacagcacGGCTGCTTCAGCTGGAAGAAGACCTTATTGGCGTCACCCAGAAAGGCTTGCAGAAGGAGACGGAGCTGGACTG CCTCAAAGATCGAGTGAAGAAGCTCACTCTAGAGAAGGAGGCACTGGAATCTCAGCTGAAGAATGAGAAGGATGAGAAAGAGCTTTACAAG ATTCACCTGAAAAACCGGGAGTTGGAGAACACAAAGCTGAGTGGTGAGCTACAGATGTTAAGATCAGTGGATGTGAATAAAGAGAACACCATTGCTCAGCTAAAGGAGGAGCTGGGTCGGGCCAAAGCTTGCAtagcagagaaagaaaaacagcaccGCCAGTTACTGGCCAACAGCTCCCCGTCG GGAGAAAGCAAAGCCCTGCGAGAGCAGCTGAGGCAGAAGGAAGAGCAATTGCAGGCAACTCAGCAGCAGGCTGCCATGCTGTCTGCAGAGTTGCGAGAATCATCCAGTTCTCGGGACAGGGGTATGGCCGAGCTATACCGGGCTCGACTGGAAGCTGACACTCTTAGACAGGGCCAGGCAGAAGCACGGGCTGAGTGCAGTCGCTTGGAAAAACAGCTGGAGGAGATGAGGAACTCTGCTAAGCAGGAGGCA CAGTGTAAGGAGTCTGAAGGTTTGGCTTTGGCTGAGCTGCAAAGGGAGGTGGAAGACCTTAAGCTCAGGCTGCAGATGGCTGCAGAACATTATAAAGAAAAGTACAAGGAGTGCCAGAAACTCCAGAAACAGGTGGTCAAGATGTCAGAGCAACAAGGG ATAAAGAGAAGTCCTGGTTCGGAGGCAGCAGCTGGTCCTCTGCCTGCCAGCCCAGAGGCATCTGTGCCAG GAAGCCCAGGTTCTTCAGACAACGTGCTGGATGCCATCATCCAAGGGAAGCTGAAGGGGCTTAGTAAGGAGAACTCTGATAAGAGCGACAAGTACAGGAAGTGCAAACAGATGCTGAGT GAGGAGAAGGAACGTAACAGTATGCTGATGGATGAGCTGGCCAAGCTGGAGTTGAAGTGGAAGGAGCAGGTGAAAATAAATGAGAGCTTAAAATTGCAGTTGGCTGCTGAAGAAGATCGTTACAAG AGCCAGGTAGCAGCCAAAGGCAGGGAGCTGAAGGAGCTGAAGGACAATCTTGCCGCTTTATCCAAAGAAAAGGAGAAACTGGAAGGG GAGTTGCAGAGAAGTGCAAGCAGGGAGGATGAAGAGGACGATGGCAGTTTGGATGTTCAGCCAGTCTTTCTGCAGTACCCCTTGCCTTATCAGCAAGATGCCCCCTCACCTCTCCTGGTGGCCCAGCGTCCTACGGAACTGATGTATGGGAACCCGTACTCATCTGAAACCAGGG ACAGTGCAGATGGAGAGTTTTCTGATGAGCAGATGCCCAGACTGCCCCCAGCAGGCCCTCCATCCTGGGACAGTAACGTGGTCTGCAGCCAGCCTGCACGCAACCTCAGCCGCCCTGATGGCCTGGAGGAACCAGAAGAACAGCCAAGCACT caaaccaATGACCAACCCACAGTCAGCGACCCACCTGCTCATTTCCTCAACGATGGACAAATGCCCTTCTGCTTTGACTCCAG TCAAGAGCAGCAGAAGCGCTGTCCGCTGTGTGAGGTGATCTTCCCACCACACTATGACCAGTCAAAGTTCGAGGAGCATGTTGAGAGCCACTGGAAGGTGTGTCCAATGTGCAGCGAGCAGTTCCCCCTCGACTGTGATCAGCAACTGTTTGAGAAGCATGTCCTCACCCATTTTGATGGCAATGTGCTCAACTTCGACTAG
- the tax1bp1b gene encoding tax1-binding protein 1 homolog B isoform X2, producing MALFQEGTLASCTMETSNFAHVIFQNVGKSYLPHSALECHYTLTQFIKPHPKDWVGIFKVGWSTARDYYTFLWSPLPDNYSEGNAVNRSVVFQGYYVPSDDGEFYQFCYVTHKGEIRGASTPFQFRANSPTEEELLTVEDEGGSDILVVTTKASYLEQKMEEVRLEKDELLKNMELLQKERDELLKDKDRLQKDYEQEQESGAQLKREVQELQVSSQSLQEEREEMKRRMEENTARLLQLEEDLIGVTQKGLQKETELDCLKDRVKKLTLEKEALESQLKNEKDEKELYKIHLKNRELENTKLSGELQMLRSVDVNKENTIAQLKEELGRAKACIAEKEKQHRQLLANSSPSGESKALREQLRQKEEQLQATQQQAAMLSAELRESSSSRDRGMAELYRARLEADTLRQGQAEARAECSRLEKQLEEMRNSAKQEAIKRSPGSEAAAGPLPASPEASVPGSPGSSDNVLDAIIQGKLKGLSKENSDKSDKYRKCKQMLSEEKERNSMLMDELAKLELKWKEQVKINESLKLQLAAEEDRYKSQVAAKGRELKELKDNLAALSKEKEKLEGELQRSASREDEEDDGSLDVQPVFLQYPLPYQQDAPSPLLVAQRPTELMYGNPYSSETRDSADGEFSDEQMPRLPPAGPPSWDSNVVCSQPARNLSRPDGLEEPEEQPSTQTNDQPTVSDPPAHFLNDGQMPFCFDSSQEQQKRCPLCEVIFPPHYDQSKFEEHVESHWKVCPMCSEQFPLDCDQQLFEKHVLTHFDGNVLNFD from the exons ATGGCCTTATTCCAGGAAGGGACATTAGCAAGCTGCACCATGGAAACATCCAACTTCGCCCATGTTATTTTCCAGAATGTGGGGAAGAGCTATCTCCCCCACTCTGCTCTGGAGTGTCACTACACGCTCACACAATTCATCAAGCCCCACCCCAAGGACTGGGTTGGCATTTTCAAG GTCGGCTGGAGCACAGCCCGTGACTACTACACCTTCCTGTGGTCTCCCTTACCAGATAACTATTCAGAGGGTAATGCAGTCAACAGATCAGTGGTCTTTCAAG GTTACTATGTACCCAGTGACGATGGAGAGTTCTATCAGTTTTGTTATGTTACTCACAAAGGAGAGATCCGTGGCGCTAGCACCCCTTTTCAGTTTCGCGCTAATAGCCCAACTGAGGAGGAGCTGCTGACCGTAGAGGATGAAGGTGGATCAGACATTCTGGTTGTCACCACCAAGGCGAGCTACTTGGAG CAAAAGATGGAGGAAGTGCGTCTGGAGAAGGATGAACTCCTTAAGAACATGGAACTCcttcagaaggagagagatGAGCTGCTGAAGGACAAGGACAGACTGCAGAAAGACTATGAACAGGAGCAAGAGAGTGGTGCTCAACTGAAGAGAGAAGTACAG GAGTTGCAGGTCTCCTCTCAGAGCCTGCaagaggaaagagaagagatgaagaggaggatggaggagaacacagcacGGCTGCTTCAGCTGGAAGAAGACCTTATTGGCGTCACCCAGAAAGGCTTGCAGAAGGAGACGGAGCTGGACTG CCTCAAAGATCGAGTGAAGAAGCTCACTCTAGAGAAGGAGGCACTGGAATCTCAGCTGAAGAATGAGAAGGATGAGAAAGAGCTTTACAAG ATTCACCTGAAAAACCGGGAGTTGGAGAACACAAAGCTGAGTGGTGAGCTACAGATGTTAAGATCAGTGGATGTGAATAAAGAGAACACCATTGCTCAGCTAAAGGAGGAGCTGGGTCGGGCCAAAGCTTGCAtagcagagaaagaaaaacagcaccGCCAGTTACTGGCCAACAGCTCCCCGTCG GGAGAAAGCAAAGCCCTGCGAGAGCAGCTGAGGCAGAAGGAAGAGCAATTGCAGGCAACTCAGCAGCAGGCTGCCATGCTGTCTGCAGAGTTGCGAGAATCATCCAGTTCTCGGGACAGGGGTATGGCCGAGCTATACCGGGCTCGACTGGAAGCTGACACTCTTAGACAGGGCCAGGCAGAAGCACGGGCTGAGTGCAGTCGCTTGGAAAAACAGCTGGAGGAGATGAGGAACTCTGCTAAGCAGGAGGCA ATAAAGAGAAGTCCTGGTTCGGAGGCAGCAGCTGGTCCTCTGCCTGCCAGCCCAGAGGCATCTGTGCCAG GAAGCCCAGGTTCTTCAGACAACGTGCTGGATGCCATCATCCAAGGGAAGCTGAAGGGGCTTAGTAAGGAGAACTCTGATAAGAGCGACAAGTACAGGAAGTGCAAACAGATGCTGAGT GAGGAGAAGGAACGTAACAGTATGCTGATGGATGAGCTGGCCAAGCTGGAGTTGAAGTGGAAGGAGCAGGTGAAAATAAATGAGAGCTTAAAATTGCAGTTGGCTGCTGAAGAAGATCGTTACAAG AGCCAGGTAGCAGCCAAAGGCAGGGAGCTGAAGGAGCTGAAGGACAATCTTGCCGCTTTATCCAAAGAAAAGGAGAAACTGGAAGGG GAGTTGCAGAGAAGTGCAAGCAGGGAGGATGAAGAGGACGATGGCAGTTTGGATGTTCAGCCAGTCTTTCTGCAGTACCCCTTGCCTTATCAGCAAGATGCCCCCTCACCTCTCCTGGTGGCCCAGCGTCCTACGGAACTGATGTATGGGAACCCGTACTCATCTGAAACCAGGG ACAGTGCAGATGGAGAGTTTTCTGATGAGCAGATGCCCAGACTGCCCCCAGCAGGCCCTCCATCCTGGGACAGTAACGTGGTCTGCAGCCAGCCTGCACGCAACCTCAGCCGCCCTGATGGCCTGGAGGAACCAGAAGAACAGCCAAGCACT caaaccaATGACCAACCCACAGTCAGCGACCCACCTGCTCATTTCCTCAACGATGGACAAATGCCCTTCTGCTTTGACTCCAG TCAAGAGCAGCAGAAGCGCTGTCCGCTGTGTGAGGTGATCTTCCCACCACACTATGACCAGTCAAAGTTCGAGGAGCATGTTGAGAGCCACTGGAAGGTGTGTCCAATGTGCAGCGAGCAGTTCCCCCTCGACTGTGATCAGCAACTGTTTGAGAAGCATGTCCTCACCCATTTTGATGGCAATGTGCTCAACTTCGACTAG